The proteins below are encoded in one region of Bremerella sp. P1:
- a CDS encoding UbiD family decarboxylase, with the protein MGYRTLRACVDDLRRSGHLLVVEDVVDANLEVAEIQRRVYANNGPAVLFANVKDCRFPMVGNLFGSLERARFIFRDTLETVKRLIELKIDPNQLLKSPFRYAYAPLGAISMLPKKVRSGPIFQNEIKLTDLPKLVSWPDDGGPYVTLPQVFTEDQRTGGLNHSNLGMYRVQIAGNEYDPVEEVGLHYQIHRGIGVHHAAAIAKGEPLRVNIFVGGNPAMTLAAVMPLPEGLSELGFAGALAGHRIPMATSRTKLPIYAEADFCISGTIHAGEEKPEGPFGDHLGYYSLKHLFPTMRVEKVYHRDGAIWPFTVVGRPPQEDTTFGELIHEITGPVIPTVLPGVKEVHAVDASGVHPLLLAIGSERYVPYEERRRPKELMTQASAILGQGQMSLAKYLFIAAEQDDPSLNLHEICPFLLHMLRRVDWRRDIHFLTETTIDTLDYSSGEFNHGSKAIIAAVGPPIRELPTEVPGDLKLPDGFHNPKVAMPGVLVVSGPKYEAARQEAEPAIERFTSCYSASDSINQFPLVIVADESEFTAQTLNNLLWVTFTRSNPAADVHGIASSTVQKHWGCEGALVIDARLKPWNAPPLIEDPAVTAKVDAMAAKGGPLAKYL; encoded by the coding sequence ATGGGCTATCGAACTCTACGAGCCTGCGTCGACGATCTACGTCGCTCAGGCCATTTGCTGGTTGTCGAAGACGTTGTCGACGCGAACCTGGAAGTCGCCGAGATTCAGCGCCGCGTCTATGCCAACAACGGTCCGGCCGTTCTGTTTGCCAACGTCAAAGACTGCCGCTTCCCGATGGTGGGTAATCTGTTCGGATCGCTCGAGCGGGCTCGCTTCATCTTCCGCGATACGCTGGAAACGGTGAAACGCCTGATCGAACTCAAGATCGATCCGAACCAGTTGCTGAAGTCTCCCTTCCGCTATGCCTACGCTCCGCTGGGTGCCATTTCGATGCTGCCCAAGAAGGTGCGTAGTGGCCCCATCTTTCAAAACGAAATCAAGCTGACCGACTTGCCGAAGCTGGTCTCGTGGCCTGACGATGGGGGCCCGTACGTCACGCTGCCCCAAGTTTTCACCGAAGACCAACGCACCGGCGGGCTGAATCACTCGAACCTGGGCATGTACCGCGTGCAGATCGCTGGCAACGAGTACGATCCGGTCGAGGAAGTCGGCCTGCATTATCAGATTCATCGAGGCATTGGCGTGCACCATGCCGCGGCGATCGCCAAAGGAGAGCCGCTGCGGGTAAACATCTTCGTCGGGGGCAACCCCGCCATGACGCTGGCCGCCGTGATGCCGCTGCCTGAGGGACTTTCGGAACTCGGCTTTGCCGGGGCACTAGCCGGTCACCGTATCCCTATGGCAACCTCGCGCACGAAACTGCCCATCTACGCCGAAGCCGACTTTTGCATTAGCGGGACCATTCATGCCGGTGAAGAGAAGCCGGAAGGACCGTTCGGCGATCACCTTGGCTACTACAGCTTGAAGCACCTCTTTCCGACCATGCGGGTAGAAAAGGTCTACCACCGCGACGGAGCCATCTGGCCGTTTACGGTCGTCGGTCGGCCACCTCAGGAAGACACCACCTTCGGCGAACTGATTCATGAAATCACCGGCCCGGTCATTCCCACCGTGCTGCCTGGCGTGAAGGAAGTGCACGCGGTCGATGCTTCCGGTGTCCACCCGCTTCTGCTGGCGATCGGCAGCGAACGCTACGTCCCGTACGAAGAACGTCGTCGCCCCAAAGAGTTGATGACCCAGGCCTCGGCCATTCTCGGCCAGGGTCAGATGTCACTGGCAAAGTACCTGTTCATCGCGGCCGAACAAGACGACCCCAGCTTGAACCTGCACGAGATCTGCCCGTTCCTCTTGCACATGCTGCGGCGTGTCGACTGGCGACGCGACATCCATTTCCTCACCGAGACCACCATCGATACGCTCGACTACTCGAGCGGCGAATTCAACCACGGTTCGAAGGCGATCATCGCTGCAGTCGGCCCACCCATTCGCGAACTGCCAACCGAGGTCCCAGGCGATCTGAAGCTGCCGGATGGCTTTCACAACCCGAAAGTCGCCATGCCAGGCGTGCTCGTCGTAAGCGGCCCCAAGTATGAAGCAGCTCGTCAAGAAGCGGAACCAGCGATCGAGCGATTTACCTCGTGCTATTCAGCGAGCGACAGCATCAACCAGTTTCCACTGGTGATTGTCGCCGACGAAAGTGAGTTCACCGCCCAGACGCTTAATAATCTTCTGTGGGTTACATTCACTCGCAGTAACCCCGCCGCCGACGTCCACGGCATCGCCAGCAGCACGGTGCAAAAACATTGGGGCTGCGAAGGAGCCCTGGTGATCGATGCCCGGCTGAAGCCCTGGAACGCCCCGCCGCTGATTGAAGATCCGGCTGTGACGGCCAAGGTCGATGCGATGGCCGCCAAGGGGGGACCGCTGGCGAAGTATCTGTGA
- a CDS encoding FKBP-type peptidyl-prolyl cis-trans isomerase → MKVAKNTVVSITYTLKDSEGNLLDSTDASDPLAYLHGVGNLIPGMEKALDDRDSGETFQVVIPPEEGYGKFDEDLIWELEKAQFAELGDVEEGTQFVLETEDDQVLVTVVDIKEDVVIVDGNHELADETLHFDITIVEVRDATPEELEHGHAHGPGSAHDHDHG, encoded by the coding sequence ATGAAAGTTGCCAAGAATACGGTCGTTTCCATTACCTACACCTTGAAGGATTCCGAAGGGAATCTGCTCGATTCGACCGACGCGTCGGATCCGCTCGCCTATCTGCATGGCGTAGGGAACCTCATTCCTGGAATGGAAAAGGCTCTCGACGACCGCGACTCCGGCGAGACGTTTCAGGTCGTGATTCCACCGGAAGAAGGTTACGGCAAGTTCGACGAAGATCTGATCTGGGAACTGGAAAAGGCTCAGTTCGCTGAACTGGGCGATGTGGAAGAGGGAACGCAGTTCGTTCTTGAAACCGAAGACGATCAGGTTCTCGTGACCGTTGTTGATATTAAAGAGGATGTGGTCATCGTCGACGGCAACCACGAGTTGGCCGACGAAACGCTCCACTTCGATATCACCATCGTCGAAGTTCGCGATGCCACGCCGGAAGAGCTAGAGCACGGTCACGCGCACGGCCCCGGCAGTGCACACGATCATGACCATGGTTAA